Proteins encoded together in one Phycisphaerae bacterium window:
- a CDS encoding CpaF family protein: MKLHRKLIDQLDLTRMAGEEESLREQVKELVSHLADQENTLLNFNERQRLISEVLDETFGLGPLEVLLADPTISDILVNGPKQVFVERRGKLELTEVQFRDNSHLMHVIDKIVSAVGRRCDETCPLVDARLPDGSRVNAVIPPLAIDGASLSIRRFGADPLTWDDYLRFKSCTEEIRDFLQACVISHLNILVVGGTGSGKTTLLNNLSSFIPVSDRIVTIEDAAELQLRQPHIVRLETRPANIEGKGRITIRDLLINSLRMRPDRIVVGECRGAETLDMLQAMNTGHDGSLTTLHANSTRDTVARVETMVMMSGFELPIRAIRQQFASAINLIINAQRLTGGPRKIMSVTEVTGMEGDIVTMQDLFTFEQLGVDDNGKAYGQFIATGIRPSFLERLKSSGCEVSPELFSRRVLMTDDVA; encoded by the coding sequence ATGAAGCTCCACCGGAAGCTCATCGATCAACTCGACCTGACGCGCATGGCCGGTGAGGAAGAGTCGCTTCGCGAGCAGGTCAAGGAACTCGTTTCGCACCTCGCCGACCAGGAAAACACGCTCCTCAACTTCAACGAGCGGCAACGCTTGATCAGCGAGGTACTGGACGAGACATTCGGGCTCGGACCGCTCGAAGTGCTGCTGGCCGACCCCACGATCAGCGACATTCTGGTCAACGGGCCCAAACAGGTGTTCGTCGAGAGACGCGGCAAGCTGGAGCTTACCGAAGTCCAGTTCCGCGACAATTCCCACCTGATGCACGTCATCGACAAGATCGTCAGCGCCGTTGGTCGGCGTTGTGACGAGACGTGCCCGCTGGTAGACGCCCGTTTGCCGGACGGCAGCCGCGTGAACGCGGTCATTCCGCCGCTGGCAATCGACGGTGCCTCGCTATCCATCCGCCGCTTCGGTGCCGACCCGCTCACCTGGGATGACTACCTGCGTTTCAAATCGTGCACGGAAGAGATTCGCGACTTTCTCCAAGCGTGTGTGATTTCACACTTGAACATCCTGGTGGTCGGCGGAACCGGTTCGGGAAAGACAACGCTGCTCAACAACCTGTCGTCGTTCATTCCCGTGTCGGACCGAATCGTGACCATCGAGGACGCTGCGGAATTGCAGCTCCGCCAGCCGCACATCGTGAGGCTGGAGACGCGGCCGGCCAACATCGAGGGAAAAGGACGGATAACGATCCGCGACCTGCTGATCAACAGCCTGCGTATGCGACCGGACCGCATCGTCGTCGGCGAGTGCCGCGGCGCGGAAACGTTGGACATGCTCCAGGCGATGAATACCGGTCACGACGGTTCACTGACGACGCTGCACGCCAACAGCACGCGCGACACGGTCGCCCGCGTGGAAACGATGGTCATGATGTCCGGTTTTGAACTGCCCATTCGAGCCATCCGCCAGCAGTTCGCCTCGGCCATCAACCTGATCATCAATGCCCAGCGTCTGACGGGGGGACCGCGAAAGATCATGAGTGTGACCGAAGTGACGGGCATGGAGGGCGATATCGTCACCATGCAAGATCTGTTCACGTTTGAACAGCTCGGAGTTGACGACAACGGTAAGGCATACGGCCAGTTCATCGCTACCGGCATTCGGCCTTCATTCCTGGAACGATTGAAATCATCGGGATGCGAGGTCAGCCCCGAGTTGTTCTCGCGCAGGGTGCTCATGACCGACGACGTGGCATAA
- a CDS encoding type II secretion system F family protein has product MTSLTTAPPLLLAAAPTALAATSDLLVLALPVVGSMLLFYGIFQVVVESRTSNRKKLQDRLRGKSVRIEKSVDSILRRGAAGQSTSFADAIIGRLSFVPKLQTMLDQADIPWSASSCVVNVGAGALLATVGLIALSVNPIAAIGTGLAIVVLPFLVLGFLRRKRMAKLNNQLPDVFDMMGQALRAGHSLAGAIQNIYEQMPPPIATEFAQVYHEQNLGVKIEDALLSMAKRVDSLDVRFFVTAVMIQRQTGGDLAEVLDKISSVIRERIELAGLVRGLTAEGRLSGWVLFCLPVAVFLATMYMNPDYGRVLLEDPRGQMMLMLAAGMQLMGIAMIRWIVNIKV; this is encoded by the coding sequence ATGACCAGCCTAACGACTGCACCGCCCCTCTTACTCGCGGCCGCACCGACGGCGTTGGCGGCGACGAGCGACCTGCTGGTCCTCGCCCTGCCGGTGGTCGGTTCGATGCTGCTTTTCTACGGCATCTTTCAAGTAGTCGTGGAATCGCGAACATCCAATCGGAAGAAACTGCAGGACCGTCTGCGCGGCAAGAGCGTGCGTATCGAGAAGAGCGTGGATTCGATTCTCCGTCGGGGAGCGGCGGGCCAGTCCACGTCTTTTGCGGATGCGATTATTGGACGGCTCAGCTTCGTACCCAAGCTCCAGACAATGCTGGACCAAGCGGATATTCCGTGGTCGGCTTCTTCCTGCGTCGTCAACGTAGGCGCGGGCGCGCTGCTGGCGACCGTCGGCCTGATAGCCCTGTCCGTGAACCCGATCGCGGCGATCGGCACGGGACTCGCGATCGTCGTGCTCCCATTCCTGGTCCTCGGATTCCTGCGCCGCAAGCGTATGGCCAAACTGAATAATCAGCTTCCCGACGTGTTTGATATGATGGGTCAGGCGTTGCGTGCGGGCCATTCGCTGGCCGGAGCCATCCAGAACATCTACGAACAAATGCCCCCGCCCATTGCAACGGAATTCGCTCAGGTGTACCACGAGCAGAACCTCGGCGTGAAGATCGAGGACGCCCTTTTGTCCATGGCCAAGCGCGTGGACTCGCTGGACGTACGCTTTTTTGTCACGGCAGTCATGATCCAGCGGCAAACGGGCGGCGATCTGGCCGAAGTGCTTGACAAGATCAGCAGCGTGATACGCGAGCGTATTGAGCTCGCCGGACTCGTGCGGGGTCTCACCGCGGAAGGCCGGCTCTCCGGATGGGTGCTGTTTTGCCTGCCCGTCGCCGTGTTCCTCGCCACCATGTACATGAACCCCGACTACGGTCGCGTCCTGCTGGAGGACCCGCGCGGTCAGATGATGCTCATGCTCGCCGCCGGTATGCAGCTCATGGGCATCGCCATGATCCGCTGGATCGTGAATATCAAGGTCTAG
- a CDS encoding type II secretion system F family protein — translation MDLYLIGAMLVVGITLVVYAVWPKSSDAEDAIKRRMTGKTQLQKTLASTRQQAKESVAKKVMQSVAPIAMRPVMPTNSEEVSKLRMKLASAGYRGESVVTSFLASKTIMALALAIAGGVWAFGRGEPLVKATGIILLAAGAGFMAPNFWLSMAVNKRKDTLRKGLPDVLDMMVISVESGLGLDAAVQRVGDEMRTVHPALAEELQLVTLESQMGIPRNEALDNFAVRSGLEEARSLVGVVNQAERFGTSISNALRRQSEALRTKRRQAAEEKAQKTTVKLMLPLILFIFPAILVVLAGPAALKMIETLGKDV, via the coding sequence ATGGATCTTTACCTGATCGGCGCCATGCTCGTGGTCGGCATTACGCTGGTAGTTTACGCCGTCTGGCCAAAGTCGTCGGACGCCGAAGACGCCATCAAGCGGCGCATGACGGGCAAGACGCAGCTTCAGAAGACGCTTGCGTCCACGCGCCAGCAGGCCAAGGAGTCCGTCGCCAAGAAGGTCATGCAGTCCGTCGCGCCCATTGCAATGCGCCCGGTCATGCCAACCAACAGCGAAGAGGTTTCCAAGCTGCGCATGAAGCTGGCCAGTGCAGGCTATCGGGGTGAGTCTGTCGTCACGAGTTTCTTGGCCAGCAAGACAATCATGGCCCTCGCCCTGGCAATCGCGGGAGGCGTTTGGGCATTCGGTCGAGGCGAACCGCTGGTCAAAGCGACGGGTATCATTCTCCTTGCCGCCGGCGCAGGGTTCATGGCTCCGAACTTCTGGCTTTCCATGGCCGTCAACAAGCGAAAAGACACGCTGCGCAAGGGCCTGCCCGACGTGTTGGATATGATGGTCATCTCGGTCGAATCGGGTTTGGGTCTCGATGCGGCCGTGCAACGCGTGGGTGACGAAATGCGCACGGTTCATCCGGCACTGGCCGAGGAATTGCAGCTCGTCACATTGGAATCGCAGATGGGCATTCCACGCAATGAGGCACTGGACAACTTTGCGGTCCGGTCCGGTCTGGAGGAGGCCCGCTCCCTGGTGGGCGTCGTCAACCAGGCCGAGCGCTTCGGCACGAGTATCTCGAATGCTCTGCGGCGACAGTCGGAGGCCTTACGGACCAAGCGTCGTCAGGCAGCGGAGGAAAAGGCGCAGAAAACGACCGTAAAGCTGATGTTGCCCCTGATTCTCTTCATCTTCCCCGCGATTCTTGTAGTATTGGCAGGACCGGCGGCGCTCAAGATGATTGAAACCCTGGGCAAGGATGTCTGA
- the amrB gene encoding AmmeMemoRadiSam system protein B: MALDPQHRPRLRPVEPFNLDGEDGLIALRDPSGISPVVLSISPAALQILACMDGEHTCEEISAAFHRALGQSLNQETLARMIQNLDEALLLESPRFDEHYDAALEAYRSRGTREMPHASQLGINDASGALFRDVLSTAPAADVAGTIQGIVAPHLDYPRGAPCYAAAYGALRDRNAPDRVVILGTNHFGRSTSVVATASAFSTPLGTTRVDGDFLNRLEARCGDLRRFELDHVREHSIELQVPWLQYLFGAENFTIVPLLCSDPCGPTGTAPRDGDGVDLAEFACALESLMAEDDRDTLVVAGADLSHIGESFGDQRRLGSAWLNEVRKTDEGTLTALQTGGPKAMVEALKLNDNATRVCSAGCIYALAAALPLAQCTVLGYHQAVDEATQTCVTCSAMVFTGERA, encoded by the coding sequence ATGGCCCTTGATCCGCAACACAGGCCACGCCTGCGTCCCGTCGAGCCCTTCAATCTGGACGGAGAGGACGGACTCATCGCCCTGCGCGATCCGAGCGGAATTTCCCCAGTTGTACTTTCAATCTCCCCGGCCGCACTACAAATACTGGCATGTATGGATGGAGAACACACCTGCGAGGAGATCAGCGCGGCTTTCCATCGGGCGCTCGGCCAATCGCTCAACCAAGAGACTCTTGCCCGAATGATCCAGAACCTCGACGAGGCACTCTTGCTGGAGAGTCCCAGATTCGATGAGCACTATGATGCGGCGCTCGAAGCCTATCGATCCCGTGGCACCCGGGAGATGCCCCACGCATCTCAACTGGGAATCAATGATGCCAGCGGCGCGCTCTTTCGCGACGTGCTCAGCACGGCACCGGCAGCTGACGTGGCCGGAACGATTCAAGGCATTGTCGCGCCGCATCTCGATTATCCCCGAGGTGCCCCCTGCTACGCCGCCGCATACGGTGCACTTCGTGATCGAAATGCTCCTGACCGCGTGGTCATACTTGGGACAAACCACTTTGGCCGATCTACGTCCGTTGTCGCAACCGCCAGCGCCTTTTCCACGCCGCTGGGCACGACGCGCGTGGATGGCGATTTCCTGAATCGCTTGGAAGCACGCTGCGGTGATCTGCGCCGTTTTGAATTGGACCACGTTCGCGAGCATTCCATCGAGTTGCAGGTTCCTTGGTTACAATACCTTTTTGGCGCCGAGAATTTCACGATTGTGCCTTTGCTCTGCAGCGATCCCTGTGGCCCTACGGGTACAGCGCCTCGTGATGGAGACGGCGTCGACCTAGCGGAATTTGCTTGTGCACTGGAGTCGCTGATGGCCGAGGACGATCGCGACACGCTGGTGGTTGCGGGTGCCGATCTGAGCCACATCGGGGAGTCGTTCGGCGACCAACGCCGCCTGGGCTCCGCATGGCTAAATGAGGTGCGCAAGACGGACGAGGGAACGCTCACCGCCCTGCAAACCGGGGGTCCGAAGGCGATGGTGGAGGCCCTAAAACTGAATGACAACGCCACCCGAGTGTGCAGTGCGGGATGCATCTATGCACTGGCCGCGGCGCTTCCGCTCGCGCAATGCACGGTTCTCGGCTATCATCAGGCCGTAGACGAAGCAACGCAGACGTGCGTTACCTGCAGCGCAATGGTATTCACCGGCGAACGCGCATGA
- the lpxK gene encoding tetraacyldisaccharide 4'-kinase, with the protein MTDSSLMHRILSGKAGGWAAPLRGLLRALSAPYASVVESRNRRYDRRGPSLSFPIPVISVGNITAGGTGKTPLVIDIVQRLDSLGCSPTVVSRGYGAAAGQPNDEELVIRRNCPSAVCVADANRAAGIQLAVDRFGADVVVLDDGFQHRRVRRDLDIVTIDATCPFGYGHVLPRGLLRESPRNLHRAQLIVVTRTDMISRSEHEYLMTRLEEFAPDRPVIRCRHRVTSFEFLDGHPCESPPSKTRALLFAGIGNPHAFESTVRSLGISIVDSCWFPDHHRYRAKDLDRVRASARGEYDVIITTEKDAAKLCRLPGIDGSRVRVMRIAIDFVGDGSTMLQSMLEDAIRKRRSASVDA; encoded by the coding sequence ATGACCGATTCCTCGCTGATGCATCGCATCCTCTCGGGCAAGGCCGGTGGATGGGCGGCGCCACTTCGAGGATTGCTCCGTGCTTTATCGGCCCCTTATGCATCCGTTGTCGAGTCGCGAAACCGCCGGTACGACCGTCGCGGACCATCCTTGTCGTTCCCTATTCCCGTTATCAGCGTCGGCAATATTACGGCGGGCGGAACGGGCAAGACGCCGCTGGTCATAGACATCGTTCAGCGGTTGGATTCGTTGGGGTGCTCGCCGACGGTCGTTTCTCGGGGCTACGGTGCCGCTGCGGGTCAGCCGAACGATGAGGAACTCGTGATTCGTCGAAATTGTCCGTCCGCAGTCTGCGTCGCAGACGCGAATCGCGCGGCCGGAATCCAGCTTGCGGTGGATCGCTTCGGTGCGGACGTGGTCGTCCTCGATGACGGCTTTCAACACCGCCGCGTACGGCGCGATCTGGATATTGTAACGATCGATGCGACATGCCCGTTCGGATACGGGCATGTCCTTCCCCGCGGGCTGCTGCGGGAGTCGCCTCGTAACTTGCACCGCGCCCAGCTCATCGTGGTCACTCGAACCGACATGATCAGCCGGAGTGAACACGAGTACCTGATGACCCGGCTGGAGGAATTCGCTCCGGATCGGCCGGTCATTCGGTGCCGCCATCGCGTCACAAGTTTTGAATTTTTGGATGGTCACCCTTGCGAATCTCCACCATCGAAGACACGAGCATTGCTCTTTGCCGGGATTGGCAACCCCCACGCCTTCGAAAGCACGGTTCGATCCCTGGGCATCAGCATCGTGGATTCCTGCTGGTTTCCTGACCACCATCGGTACCGCGCCAAGGACCTCGATCGGGTGCGTGCAAGCGCCCGTGGCGAATACGACGTAATCATCACAACAGAGAAGGACGCGGCAAAATTGTGCCGCCTGCCCGGCATCGATGGCAGTCGCGTCCGCGTCATGCGGATTGCGATCGACTTCGTCGGCGACGGGAGTACAATGCTGCAGTCGATGCTCGAGGACGCGATTCGAAAACGTCGTTCCGCCTCCGTTGATGCTTAG
- a CDS encoding HAD family hydrolase, whose product MKTPAVFLDRDGTLIEDRRYIRDPDDVTLLPGAAEAVAQLTRAGFRVVLVSNQSGLARGLFNEDQLAKVHARFESLLEEAGAHLDGAYYCPYLDGREAIVERYRRDSDLRKPRPGMLLQAAEELNLDLSRSWMIGDSPQDVQAGRRAGCRTILISSNGHATEPADEDFVARSMLEAADIVGRWGEPSAMGKSLKSDLHTLQVEAPATAVPLLRHAQVPAKKRRVVHEAKEPAEDSLLSTPEGESRSPEPEYPADLNQSLRAIHDLLERVHRDRSQDDFSVLRLIGSLLQMLAIVVAVWGLMSLFDDQGSTATARFVLACFCQLASLSAFAMDRFR is encoded by the coding sequence ATGAAGACACCGGCCGTCTTTCTCGACCGCGACGGTACCCTGATCGAGGATCGCCGCTACATTCGCGATCCCGACGACGTGACCCTTCTCCCCGGTGCGGCGGAGGCCGTCGCGCAACTCACCCGCGCGGGTTTCCGAGTCGTGCTTGTGTCCAACCAGTCCGGTCTCGCCCGGGGCCTGTTCAATGAAGATCAACTTGCCAAGGTGCACGCCCGATTTGAATCGCTCCTGGAAGAAGCCGGCGCACACCTCGATGGCGCCTACTACTGCCCATACCTCGATGGTCGCGAGGCCATCGTGGAACGCTACCGCCGCGACAGTGACCTGCGCAAACCGCGCCCGGGGATGCTGCTGCAGGCAGCAGAGGAATTGAACCTCGATTTGTCGCGGTCGTGGATGATTGGAGACTCGCCTCAGGATGTTCAGGCCGGGCGGCGGGCCGGATGCCGCACCATCCTGATCAGTAGCAACGGCCACGCAACGGAGCCGGCGGATGAGGACTTCGTGGCTCGTTCGATGCTGGAGGCGGCGGATATCGTCGGGCGGTGGGGCGAACCCAGCGCAATGGGCAAGTCCCTGAAGTCCGATCTGCACACGCTCCAAGTCGAAGCGCCGGCAACAGCAGTCCCACTCCTTCGCCACGCACAGGTACCGGCAAAAAAGCGCAGAGTGGTACACGAGGCAAAGGAACCTGCGGAAGATTCGCTGCTTTCGACTCCCGAAGGTGAATCGCGGTCACCTGAGCCTGAATACCCGGCCGATCTCAATCAGTCGCTCCGGGCGATTCACGATCTGCTGGAACGTGTCCACCGGGACCGCAGCCAGGATGACTTCTCTGTACTGCGCTTGATCGGGTCACTATTGCAGATGCTTGCGATTGTCGTCGCGGTGTGGGGACTGATGAGCTTGTTTGACGATCAGGGCAGCACGGCTACAGCGCGTTTCGTCCTGGCCTGCTTTTGCCAGCTTGCATCACTTAGCGCCTTCGCCATGGACCGCTTTCGGTGA
- a CDS encoding amidohydrolase family protein produces MNRKYAADRWWRGSLVTATLAIAVLGVEIAAAQVAVRGARVYTMAGPPIDDGVVVVRDGKIAAVGPASEVTIPDGVKILDAKVVTPGLIDAHSTVGLSGVLNYDHDQDQLESSDAIQPELRAIDAYNARERLIEWVRSFGVTTVHTGHAPGELISGQTLIAKTVGNTVEEAVLVPTAAVAATLGPRSFKKDKKPPGTRGKQMAMLRGEFLKAQDYLRKQDLPDVEKHPARDLKLEALGRVLKKELPLLISADRAQDIASALRLAEEFNIRIWLDSAAESYLLVDDIKAAGVPVIVHPPMYRAWGDRKNLSFETAATLRHAGIPVAMQSGYEDYVPKTRVVLLEAAIAAGNGLSFEEALGTITIDAARILGIAGRVGSLEVDKDGDMALYDGDPFEYTSHCIGVVIDGKVVSAQAR; encoded by the coding sequence ATGAATCGAAAATACGCTGCGGATCGATGGTGGCGGGGGAGTTTGGTAACAGCGACGCTGGCAATTGCGGTGCTCGGCGTTGAGATTGCGGCGGCGCAGGTCGCCGTGCGCGGCGCGAGGGTCTACACGATGGCCGGACCGCCCATCGACGATGGCGTCGTGGTGGTCCGTGATGGCAAGATCGCCGCCGTCGGGCCGGCGTCGGAAGTTACGATTCCCGACGGCGTCAAGATTCTCGACGCCAAGGTCGTTACCCCGGGGCTTATCGATGCTCACTCCACCGTCGGACTCAGCGGGGTTCTCAATTACGATCACGATCAGGACCAGCTTGAGTCATCTGATGCCATCCAGCCCGAATTGAGGGCGATTGATGCGTACAACGCCCGGGAGCGGCTCATTGAGTGGGTCCGCAGTTTCGGCGTGACGACCGTTCACACGGGGCACGCGCCGGGCGAGCTTATATCCGGGCAAACGCTGATTGCCAAGACCGTGGGCAACACGGTCGAGGAAGCAGTCCTGGTGCCGACGGCCGCGGTCGCCGCGACACTCGGGCCGCGCTCCTTCAAGAAGGACAAGAAGCCCCCGGGAACGCGCGGCAAGCAAATGGCCATGCTCCGCGGAGAGTTTCTCAAGGCCCAGGATTACCTCCGCAAGCAGGATCTTCCCGATGTGGAAAAGCATCCCGCGCGCGACTTGAAACTGGAAGCGTTGGGGCGCGTGCTCAAAAAAGAACTTCCTCTGTTGATCAGCGCTGACCGGGCGCAGGATATTGCCTCCGCACTGCGTCTGGCGGAGGAGTTCAATATCCGCATTTGGCTGGACTCGGCGGCGGAGAGCTACCTTCTGGTGGACGACATCAAGGCTGCAGGAGTTCCCGTGATCGTCCACCCCCCAATGTACCGGGCGTGGGGGGACCGCAAGAACCTGAGTTTCGAAACGGCGGCGACGCTCCGCCATGCGGGTATTCCCGTGGCCATGCAGAGCGGCTATGAGGACTATGTTCCCAAGACGCGTGTCGTACTCCTGGAGGCGGCCATCGCCGCCGGGAATGGGCTAAGCTTCGAGGAGGCGCTGGGCACCATCACCATTGACGCCGCCCGGATTCTGGGAATCGCCGGCCGAGTGGGATCACTGGAAGTCGACAAGGACGGCGACATGGCGTTATACGATGGCGATCCGTTCGAGTACACGTCACATTGCATCGGCGTGGTGATCGATGGCAAGGTGGTAAGCGCTCAGGCTCGCTAG
- a CDS encoding amidohydrolase family protein, with the protein MITLLSFLPDALAQDKPIALSGARLIPISGPEIERGVLVVQNGKIASVGSLAEVSVPPDAELVDVSGRVLMPGLVCTHSHVGGIGGADASAPINPDIRIFDSLNPLDAGYRRVVAGGLTTINVMPGSGHLLSGQTTYLKMRGGNRIEDMFWLDDQGRPMGGMKMANGTNSMRAAPFPGTRGKSAAMMRQQFIKAVEYREKIARADGDPEKTPSRDLALEGLVEVLEGKRVVHYHTHRHDDILTVLRLAREFGFRVVLHHVSEGALVAEEIAEANVPCSVILVDSPGGKLEAANLAYETAGVLERAGVKVAFHTDDWITDSRIFSRMAALGVRGGMSRAGALRALTLSGAEILDLGDRIGSLDAGKDADFVVLSGDPLSVYSKVLQTWVDGRKVFDRDDPIDRLHAVGGYGAGNDQEPYFCCFDHQD; encoded by the coding sequence CTGATCACCCTCCTCTCGTTCTTGCCGGACGCGCTGGCACAAGATAAGCCGATCGCACTCAGCGGGGCCAGGCTGATTCCCATCAGCGGTCCCGAAATCGAGCGCGGCGTGCTCGTGGTTCAAAACGGGAAGATCGCGTCGGTTGGATCCCTCGCCGAAGTGTCCGTACCCCCTGATGCGGAGTTGGTGGACGTTTCGGGCAGGGTGCTGATGCCGGGGCTGGTTTGCACCCACAGTCACGTCGGTGGGATTGGCGGCGCAGATGCCAGCGCGCCTATCAATCCTGACATTCGCATTTTCGATTCGCTCAATCCGCTCGACGCGGGGTATCGGCGTGTCGTGGCTGGTGGGTTGACGACGATCAACGTCATGCCCGGTTCCGGACATCTGCTCAGTGGGCAGACGACTTATCTGAAGATGCGCGGCGGGAATCGGATCGAGGATATGTTCTGGCTGGACGATCAAGGGCGGCCGATGGGCGGCATGAAAATGGCCAACGGCACCAATTCCATGCGTGCCGCGCCATTTCCCGGAACCCGAGGAAAGTCAGCCGCGATGATGCGGCAGCAGTTCATCAAGGCGGTGGAATATCGCGAGAAGATTGCGCGCGCCGACGGCGACCCGGAAAAAACGCCCTCAAGGGACTTGGCCCTGGAGGGTCTGGTTGAAGTGCTGGAGGGTAAGCGCGTCGTCCACTATCACACACACCGCCACGATGACATCCTTACCGTTCTGCGGCTCGCAAGGGAATTCGGGTTTCGTGTCGTCCTTCATCATGTCAGTGAAGGAGCACTTGTGGCCGAGGAAATTGCCGAGGCGAATGTGCCGTGCTCGGTCATCCTCGTGGACAGCCCGGGTGGTAAGCTGGAAGCGGCCAACCTTGCCTATGAGACAGCCGGCGTGCTGGAAAGGGCGGGTGTGAAGGTCGCCTTCCATACGGACGACTGGATCACCGATTCGCGCATCTTTTCACGCATGGCTGCACTGGGCGTTCGGGGAGGAATGTCCCGCGCGGGCGCTCTGCGAGCCCTCACACTCAGTGGGGCGGAGATTCTCGATCTTGGGGATCGTATCGGATCCCTGGACGCGGGAAAGGACGCGGATTTCGTGGTCCTGTCGGGGGATCCGCTCAGCGTCTATTCCAAGGTGCTTCAAACGTGGGTCGATGGGCGGAAGGTGTTCGACCGCGACGACCCGATCGATCGACTCCACGCCGTCGGCGGCTATGGTGCGGGCAATGATCAGGAGCCTTATTTCTGCTGCTTCGATCATCAGGATTAG